AATTCAGAGATATACGGCCATCAAACAAATCTCCCTTGGGGTTTCATTTTTTTAAGAAATGGAGAAACTGTTCCAAAACACCCGACCCAGATTTATGAGGCACTCGCCTACCTTTCTATTTTTGTTGTCCTTTGGTGGATGTACCGCAAGGGTAAAAAGGTGAATAACCACGGGTACTACATTGGCCTGATGATGGTTCTGCTATTTATAGCACGGTTCCTCATTGAGTTTGTTAAAAATCCGCAGGTTGGTTTTGAGAATTCCATGGCCATTAATATGGGCCAAATACTCAGCATTCCTTTTATTCTGGCGGGAATAGCCATAATGATTTGGTCGACGCGAAAAACGGCCACCGTTTCCCAATAGCATTGAAGCCCGGCGACGGGCTTTTTTTTATCAACATAATATTAGAGATACAACTAAAGGCGTACTAAGTTATATTTGTTTACAGTTAACCATAGTTCATCTTCTATGAAGCCCACTATTGCTCTCCGGATCTTTCTGGCGATGATTTTTGGAGTAACCTTTTTCGGTTGCACCACCCCTCGTCATGTTATTATGGTCGACAAACCCATTCGAAACGAAATTGCTCCGGCTGCGGGGTTGCAGATAACTAGCTTTAATGTAGAAACGACCAGAAAGGATATTCCAGCGGAGAAAAAACTGTTTATGGATGAGTTCGCCGATTACCTGCGCTATAATCGGTCAATAGCAGAAATTGAGCATCACTATCCAAATCTTACAGCCGACATTACCATAAAACCACGTAAAGATATACGACGGACCTGGATTCTCGATGTGGCTTTCTTTTGGCCTTACCTAGGAACATGGCCTTATACACCGTGGTGGGGTAAAACAAGCGTCGATATCGATCTGCAGCTGGTCATTCCCGGAGTGGATAGATCGCAATTTCACTTTACCAAGGATCTCGATTTTAATGTTGCACTCTATCCCTACTATAGGGCTGGAAGATTACTGACGCAGAACTACAAGCTCCTCTATGCCGATTTGTTCGACGAGGTGGGTAGCTACGATTTTGTGAGAAATTGGAACGGTAATACCCGCGCTTTGTTAGGGAATCCAACCGTTATTCCGGCGATGGTAAATGTTTCTTCTGCACCACACTCAGATGTGGATTTGAATATCCCTGTAACCTCGAAGGTGAACGATAAGACCTTTGTGCTTATAATTGGTAACGAGCAGTATGCAAATGAAATTAAGGTGTCCTATGCATCAAACGATGCCAGTGTTTTTAAGGAGTATGCAGAAAAAACGTTAGGAATTCCAGCGCAGAACATTCACTACCTAGCGAATGGAACTTATGGTCAGATGCTGAACGAAATAGACTGGATTACAAACGTGATTAAAGTTTTTAATGGAGAGGCGAAGGTTCTCGTATACTACGCCGGACACGGTATGCCCGACGTTGAAACTCGAACGGCCTTGCTACTACCCGTTGATGGCATATCCACCAATCCATCCACAGCGGTCAAGTTGGAGTACCTCTATGGGAAGCTCTCCACCTATCCCGCACAATCAGTTACTGTTTTTCTGGATGCTTGCTTTAGCGGAGATAGTAGAAACGCTCCGCTTTTCGCTGGACGAGGAGTGAGGATTCGGCCGCGTGCTGATGCCATTTCAGGGAATTTGGTTGTGCTTACGGCAACATCCGCCGACGAAACGGCATTTCCGCTAAAGGACCAGGAGCATGGGCTTTTCACCTATTTTCTACTAAAGAAAATGCAGGAAACAAGAGGCAATACCGACCTTAAAGAGCTTAGCGATTATATCACACAAAAGGTATCACAGCAATCGGCACTAGTAAACAGCAAGTCGCAAACGCCGCAGGTGCTGGTGGGTAGTGATGCTAGTGCCACTTGGCAAAATTGGACGTTGAAATAGGCTACAGCAATCCATTCCTCCAGCCTGTCATTAATTAGTTCTTGCTCAGGAAACCACGGGTGAAGCTGTTTTGTCAACAGGGTTTCAGTTAACAACTATTTATCTAGAAATCGTGAATTTTTTGGGTCTCTATAAATATGGAGTTTAGTTGTTTGTTTCAATAAAAAAGGTAATTTCGATACACCAAAAATTATTTTAAACAAATCAAAACTAAACAACCAATGAAAAATCTTTTCTTAGGTACATTAATGCTCTGTTCCTTTTCGGTGTTAGCTGCCGATGGCCCTAAAACGGTGGCAATTACCACAATTTATGTTAACAAAACTATTCAAACTGAGAGTGCATCAAGTGTTTTACTTTCCAAAATAGACGCAATTGGAAATAATCCTGCATTTAAGCTTGACTCTGTTCTAGCCCAGTTTAAAAGAAAATTTGAGACAGAATACGCACCTAGCTTTCCTTTCAAGTTGTTACCCGAGCAAGAGGTAATCACCAACGAAAAGTATAAAGAATTTAAATCATGCAGTGCTGATACAAACTCTGCTATGATGAGGCTTTTCAAGCCGTTACTTCCAAGTGGTTATAAGTTCATGATCAGAACGAGTACACTTACAAACGACAAGAGAAGGGATGAGATGATTATGCTTTCTGATTTCCCTGATGTTGATGGTGTAATGTTTATCTCTCTGGACTACACCATTGTTCCAAAGATGGCAATAGGTGGATTGGGCGTTGCAGGGATGCGTGCAACCGCGCGAATATATCTTGTAAACAAGAAGGGGGAAAAGGTATTTGATAAATTTATTACCGGGATGTCGAGTAAATCTGTGGGCATGGTGGAAGGTATTCCTGTTATGGATTTAGATAAAATACTTCCACTTTGCACAAATGCAACAGAAGATCTTTTTAAAGAAATGGATAGTAAGCTACCCAAGTTGCTAAAAAAGATTGATAAGAATATGTAAATTTTACTATTGTAAATGGATATGCCGTTCCGAATTGGGACGGCATTTTTATTTAAGAGTCAGTAACATTCAGTAGCTACGATATGTATAATGGCTTCCTACGGTTTGATCTTAATTATTGGAAGTTTAAGTTGTCCAACATAATTTTTCCTCTAATCAATAGCTAATTAAACCCTCTTTGACGCTTCGCTTCATAAACGAGTATGGCCGCGGAGGTGGACACATTCATTGAGTCGATACGCCCTCTCATGGGAATTTTTATACAGGTAGTAGCCGCATCAATCCATGCTTTCGAAACACCCCAAGCCTCAGAGCCCATTACAATTGCAGAAGCTTTTTTGTAATTAACTTGATGGTAGCCTTGGCTAGCGGTAAGGTTCGTTGTAAAAATTGATATACCATTTTGCTTCAACCAGGAAATGGCCTCTTCGGTGGAGCATACCGCTATTTGGTTGGTAAACAGGCAACCCACTCCGGAGCGGATGGCGTTTGGATTGTAAATGTCGGTTTTGCCGTCGCAGATAAGAACAGCATCTACCCCTGCAGCGTCGCAGGTTCTAAGGATGGCACCAAGATTGCCTGGCTTCTCAAGCGATTCAAGAACTAGAATTAGTGGCTCGTTGGGTAGCAGAAGATCGTCCAACCGATGTGCCTTTTGCTCTGCCAGGCCAAGCACTCCGCCATCATTTGCACGGTAAGCCATTTTGTTGTAAACCTCCACAGAAACTTCAACCAAATTTCCTCTTGTAAGGTTGATGGGGTAATCGGTTTCTGGTTTGTAAAGTTCAGGACAAAGAAAGATTGTTTCAATGGTATAGCCACTCTGCTGGGCAAGGCTGATTTCTCGAACGCCCTCCACCACAAAGCGATTTTGCTCTCTTCGATCGCGTACTTTTTCGGTTAACGCTACGACTCTCTTTACTTCAGGATTTTGAAGGCTGGTTATCCTCTTTTCCATGAATTTAATTTAGCGATGCTTTTGTTAAGCCATAATTACTTGGGCAAGAGTGTAAAGTTACGACTCCTCCTCCTCATCATCGTACTTATCTGGCAGAATAGCGTTAGCCTTAGTCGTGGGTAATTCCTGTACACCCCTAAGCCTCCGCTCAATGGCCCTTGTTCTGGTTCCAACCAGCTGGTCGATATCCTCGTTGGCTTTGGTGATTTTTTCCTGCGCCTTCTTGAGCACATCGCCAAATCGGGAAAATTCTGTCTTAACAGCGCCCAAAATTTGCCACACCTCGCTGCTACGCTTCTCGATAGCCAGCGTTCGGAACCCCATCTGCAAACTGTTGAGAATGGCAGCCAGCGTGGTTGGTCCGGTTATTACCACTCTATAATCACGCTGCAGCACCTCCATTAGTGAGGTATTGCGGATAACCTCGGCGTATAGGCCTTCGATGGGTAGAAACATTACGGCAAAGTCGGTGGTGTAGGGTGGGTCGAGGTATTTGTCGCGAATATCCTTGGCGTTCTGCTTAATGGAGCGTTCCAACTCCTTTATGGCAGCGGCAATGGCAATGGCGTCACCTGTGTCGTAAGCGTTGAGCAGCTGGTTATATACATCCAGCGGGAATTTGGAGTCGATGGGCATGTAGATTTCATTGCCAGCAATGTCCTTGCCTGGGAGCTTTATGGCAAACTCCACCACATCGCGGCTTCCCTTTTTGGTTGCCACGTTCCGGTCGAACTGTTCTGGAGCCATAATTTGCTCCAAAATATTGTTCAGCTGGATTTCACCAAGTATTCCTCGGGTTTTTACGTTGGACAGCACCCGCTTAAGGTCGCCTACGCCATTGGCCAACGTCTGCATTTCTCCCAGTCCCTTGTGAACCTGCTCCAGCCGTTCGCTCACCTGCTTAAACGATTCTCCTAAACGTTTTTCGAGCGTGGTCTGCAGCTTCTCATCCACGGTGGCGCGCATCTCATCCAGCTTCTTGGCGTTCTCGTCCTGCATAATCTTTAGGCGGCCCTCCACGGTTTCGCGAACCTTTTCGAGGCGCAGCTCGGTGGTGCTGTTTAGCTCGGTTTGCTTCACAACCAGCTCGTTGAACTTCTGGCGCTGCAGCTCGTTAAACTCCTTTACGCTTTGGGCAAACCGCTCCTCAAACGACTTTAAGCTGGCGGTTAGCCCTTCGCGAGTATCGTTGCCCATGGTGCGCAGCTGCTCCCGAAAGGCGGTAAAGTTCTCCTCCACCTTCTTTTCAAAGTTTCGCAGTGCAACACCCTGCTCTTCTCTGGTCTCGCGGGAAGTGCGCTGCTGCTCATCGCGATTGCGGGCAAATTCCTCCCGTAAAATTTGCTCAAAACGGGTCTGCTCCCGAAGGATGGCATCGAGCTGTGGACTATCACCACTGCTTTTGGGCCGGATAAGCATCAGCACCTGCAATACCAGTATTGCCGCAACTAGAACGGCTATAGCTATTTCTAACATTGTTTCCACAGTTATATTGACTTGCTAAGGTAGAAATTTGTTATGAATTCACAGGATTGCTTGCTGCCGTTTAAGATTTTATAACTCAGGGGGAGTATAGTTTGGTAGTTCGTTTATTAAAAGGAGGATTTTATCTTCATCTACTTTTTTATCTAAAACCCCATAACAAATTATAATTTGATTTGCTCCGGCACCAATTGCTCGACAGTGCTCTGTAAATGGATTCTTTTGGATGATAAAATGAGGGGTAGCAAAACTAATGTGTTCAAATTTGGAGAAGTATTTGTCATAAGACTCGTAATAATTTTGAATTGTTTCTTTGAACTCAGGCTCATTCTGATTAAACCATTCTTTGACATTATACATTAGGGCCATTTCTTTTATAATTTCACCACTCTCATTAAAGTTTTCGGGTAGGTATTGTCGTAATAACTCTTTAGTTACTTTAGGATTGCTTTTACTCTCTTCTTCTGCTGATTTTGCTACTTTATAGTTCATCTGACGAAATACTTTCTTCAAGGGTTCATAATCTTTGTGCCCTGTTTCACATACTTTTTGGAAAACCTTAAAAAGATAGGAGTTCGTCAAAAAATCGGTTATAATATTTCTCATTATTAGATTAACAGGGTGCATAAGGTTTTTTTCTTCCTCGACGTTAGCCATTAGTGGTAATAAAACTGCTAAGGCTTTAAAATTGTGAATAGTTCTAACAATAAAGTGCTCTTCATAAAAATCAATTTTACAATCGTAATACTTTCTTTCTCCTACTTCACTTATGAGGGGAATTTTATCAGCTGTTTTAATTGCAACAGGAAATGCTGCTGCCTGCCTTAAGGTTTCTTCAATTATTGGCATTAGGCTTTTAAAATTATATTTCTTAGTGCTGCCCATCTTTTCTTTAAGTTAGAGTTTTCTGTTATTTAGTACGCCTCTCTCCTTCAACATCCTATAGTTGGAGCGCAGCCGGATAAACCAGAATACCCGCTCCTCCTCATAGAAGTATTTAGTGTTGGG
This genomic interval from Williamwhitmania sp. contains the following:
- a CDS encoding caspase family protein, which codes for MKPTIALRIFLAMIFGVTFFGCTTPRHVIMVDKPIRNEIAPAAGLQITSFNVETTRKDIPAEKKLFMDEFADYLRYNRSIAEIEHHYPNLTADITIKPRKDIRRTWILDVAFFWPYLGTWPYTPWWGKTSVDIDLQLVIPGVDRSQFHFTKDLDFNVALYPYYRAGRLLTQNYKLLYADLFDEVGSYDFVRNWNGNTRALLGNPTVIPAMVNVSSAPHSDVDLNIPVTSKVNDKTFVLIIGNEQYANEIKVSYASNDASVFKEYAEKTLGIPAQNIHYLANGTYGQMLNEIDWITNVIKVFNGEAKVLVYYAGHGMPDVETRTALLLPVDGISTNPSTAVKLEYLYGKLSTYPAQSVTVFLDACFSGDSRNAPLFAGRGVRIRPRADAISGNLVVLTATSADETAFPLKDQEHGLFTYFLLKKMQETRGNTDLKELSDYITQKVSQQSALVNSKSQTPQVLVGSDASATWQNWTLK
- a CDS encoding RNA methyltransferase, producing MEKRITSLQNPEVKRVVALTEKVRDRREQNRFVVEGVREISLAQQSGYTIETIFLCPELYKPETDYPINLTRGNLVEVSVEVYNKMAYRANDGGVLGLAEQKAHRLDDLLLPNEPLILVLESLEKPGNLGAILRTCDAAGVDAVLICDGKTDIYNPNAIRSGVGCLFTNQIAVCSTEEAISWLKQNGISIFTTNLTASQGYHQVNYKKASAIVMGSEAWGVSKAWIDAATTCIKIPMRGRIDSMNVSTSAAILVYEAKRQRGFN
- the rmuC gene encoding DNA recombination protein RmuC — protein: MLEIAIAVLVAAILVLQVLMLIRPKSSGDSPQLDAILREQTRFEQILREEFARNRDEQQRTSRETREEQGVALRNFEKKVEENFTAFREQLRTMGNDTREGLTASLKSFEERFAQSVKEFNELQRQKFNELVVKQTELNSTTELRLEKVRETVEGRLKIMQDENAKKLDEMRATVDEKLQTTLEKRLGESFKQVSERLEQVHKGLGEMQTLANGVGDLKRVLSNVKTRGILGEIQLNNILEQIMAPEQFDRNVATKKGSRDVVEFAIKLPGKDIAGNEIYMPIDSKFPLDVYNQLLNAYDTGDAIAIAAAIKELERSIKQNAKDIRDKYLDPPYTTDFAVMFLPIEGLYAEVIRNTSLMEVLQRDYRVVITGPTTLAAILNSLQMGFRTLAIEKRSSEVWQILGAVKTEFSRFGDVLKKAQEKITKANEDIDQLVGTRTRAIERRLRGVQELPTTKANAILPDKYDDEEEES